From the genome of Variovorax sp. RA8, one region includes:
- a CDS encoding GmrSD restriction endonuclease domain-containing protein: MEYQHYTIRNILDSVVSGGVRIPAFQRGFVWEMDRVAYLLDSIYKGYPFGSLLFWRTKQQLLTERRLGTFTLPDPKDDFPIDYVLDGQQRLTSVFTVFQTDLKPEENPDWAEIYFDLDATGNPQDSAFIAIPEGDEFDKNRYFPMNVLFDSVRYRAATAHLQSEQIAIVDKLQEKFKEVQIPVQVLKSEDRSIVAIVFERINHLGVALDTLQLLSAWTWSDEFDLLEKFKELREELSDFGFEGVGDDADLVLSCVAGILTGEPGAEKLLGLNGAEVRAQFSTVENGIRGAIDFLRTELKVVHLKLLPYPSMLVPLAVFFAAPDGKEIVYDGPTLHALKRWFWRTCFSSRYTSQTRKTTIGDIEQIALLKQGKANTLDSIDVKVEPALFYSSTFRVGAAATKTFVLLLANNDPRSLLSGKSIDLDKVLQRYNRSEFHHIYPRAFLRDRGVTDAQINVLGNFCFLSAAENKNIGKKRPSVYVNDLGTPATRADTLATAFCDPAEFNDDYEPFLNARCERLALFASKLVE; encoded by the coding sequence ATGGAATACCAGCACTACACGATTCGAAATATCTTGGACTCCGTAGTCAGCGGCGGAGTCCGCATCCCCGCCTTTCAGCGCGGCTTCGTGTGGGAGATGGATCGCGTTGCATACCTGCTAGACAGCATTTACAAGGGCTACCCGTTCGGCTCCCTCTTGTTTTGGCGCACGAAGCAACAACTTCTGACCGAGCGCAGGTTGGGGACGTTCACACTGCCTGACCCAAAGGATGATTTTCCAATCGATTATGTGCTGGACGGCCAGCAACGATTGACCTCGGTCTTCACGGTCTTTCAGACCGATTTGAAGCCAGAAGAGAACCCGGACTGGGCAGAGATCTACTTCGATTTGGACGCGACAGGCAATCCTCAAGACAGCGCCTTTATTGCGATTCCGGAGGGTGATGAGTTCGACAAGAATCGCTACTTTCCGATGAACGTCCTTTTCGACTCAGTCCGGTATCGGGCGGCGACAGCGCATTTGCAGTCCGAGCAGATCGCTATCGTCGACAAGCTTCAGGAAAAATTCAAGGAAGTTCAGATTCCAGTGCAGGTTTTGAAGAGCGAAGATCGCTCGATCGTCGCGATCGTCTTCGAGCGAATCAATCATCTGGGTGTGGCGCTCGATACATTGCAGCTCCTATCAGCGTGGACTTGGAGCGATGAATTTGACCTGCTTGAGAAGTTCAAAGAGCTGCGCGAGGAGCTTTCCGACTTTGGGTTCGAAGGCGTCGGCGACGATGCTGATTTGGTTCTCAGTTGTGTAGCTGGAATTTTGACCGGCGAACCTGGTGCGGAGAAGCTTCTCGGCCTGAATGGCGCGGAGGTGCGAGCGCAGTTCTCGACCGTGGAGAATGGCATTCGTGGCGCAATCGACTTCCTTCGAACGGAACTCAAGGTTGTGCATCTGAAGTTGTTGCCGTACCCGTCGATGCTTGTGCCACTCGCAGTGTTCTTCGCGGCGCCCGACGGCAAAGAGATTGTTTACGATGGCCCGACCCTCCATGCATTGAAACGTTGGTTTTGGCGCACTTGCTTTTCGTCCAGATACACCAGTCAAACCCGAAAAACCACAATTGGTGATATCGAGCAGATCGCGCTCCTTAAGCAAGGCAAGGCAAACACGCTCGACTCGATTGACGTGAAAGTCGAGCCAGCTCTTTTCTACTCCAGCACATTCCGGGTCGGCGCCGCAGCAACGAAGACATTCGTTCTGCTCTTGGCGAATAACGATCCAAGGAGCTTGCTTTCGGGCAAGAGCATCGACCTCGACAAGGTATTACAACGGTACAACCGTTCTGAGTTCCACCATATTTATCCGCGCGCCTTTCTCCGCGACCGCGGCGTAACGGACGCTCAGATCAACGTGCTTGGAAACTTTTGCTTTTTGAGTGCCGCAGAGAACAAGAATATTGGCAAAAAGCGGCCGTCGGTGTACGTGAATGACCTCGGAACGCCAGCAACACGAGCAGACACATTGGCGACGGCCTTTTGTGACCCCGCCGAATTCAACGATGACTATGAACCGTTCCTCAACGCGCGATGCGAACGGCTTGCTCTGTTCGCAAGCAAGCTAGTTGAGTGA
- a CDS encoding class I SAM-dependent DNA methyltransferase gives MPIITINETRRRLTAFSQQWRNASSEKSQAQVFWLRFYECFGIRAESATVYEKAVKKISGAPGYIDSFIPGKLIVEHKSQGKNLDSAFIQATDYFIALKEVDRPRYIITSDFSRIRLYDLLLDTQHESTLADLAKNADWFKFLADDEAADIVDESPVNREAAYAVSRLHEALVKTNFKGRSLEVFMTRLLFCLFADKTGIFGENGIFRRVVEGTRVDGKDLGGALRELFSVLDQSMEERPSTLDEAIAAFSYINGNLFAERLDFPAFDKTLRDALLECASLDWSGISPAIFGAMFQGILEDQASTKAKNKTTRRELGAHYTSERNILRALNPLCLNDLNAELRSAKGSKAKLKVLYDKLPTLTFFDPACGCGNFLVIAYRELRKIENEVIKALFGFEKKSMGLLDVTTLCRVKVSQFYGVEIDPAAAHIARVAMWITDHQANLESAKQFGTTRPTVPLVDSATIKIGNALRTDWEEVLAPDDCRYLVGNPPFIGKQNQTVDQKADMVHVCGDIKNAGVLDYVAGWYVKAMHYIAGHPNIDVAFVSTNSITQGEQVAVLWKPLLDAGIHIRFAHRTFAWKNEGKGNAAVHCVIVGFGLRKPSKYELFEYGSDLKADVLPKTPSRINPYLVEADDVLLPNRTNPIENIPAMIYGSKPTDGQNLLLEDGEKIALLELEPAARKWIRPFLGADEFLYNERRWCLWLDGITPTELKTLSEVRKRVQAVKTMRLKSTKGPTRDMAETPWLFAEDRQPKTGTYLLVPLHTSENRKFVPIGFNDAKTICGNANSMVPGASILHFGILNSTMHNAWTRSVCGRLESRYRYSNTIVYNNFPWPELDAALQAKISAAAQAILDARAKFPGASLADLYDQLAMPPALRTAHKSLDKIVDAAYGYAGEKDDAARASFVFSLYLKRTTPVQPDRVQPSLRRKKTSS, from the coding sequence ATGCCGATCATCACCATCAACGAAACCCGCCGGCGCCTGACGGCCTTTTCCCAGCAATGGCGCAACGCTTCATCGGAGAAGTCGCAAGCGCAGGTGTTTTGGCTGCGCTTCTACGAGTGCTTCGGAATCAGGGCGGAGTCAGCCACTGTCTACGAGAAGGCCGTGAAGAAAATCTCGGGGGCTCCGGGGTACATCGACAGCTTCATCCCGGGCAAGCTCATTGTTGAGCACAAGAGCCAGGGCAAGAATCTGGACAGTGCCTTCATCCAGGCGACCGACTACTTCATTGCCCTCAAGGAAGTAGATCGCCCGCGCTACATCATCACTTCTGACTTCAGTCGCATTCGTCTTTATGACCTTCTGCTGGACACCCAGCACGAGAGCACGCTGGCCGATCTGGCCAAGAATGCCGACTGGTTCAAATTCCTAGCCGACGACGAGGCGGCGGACATCGTCGATGAGTCACCGGTGAACCGAGAGGCCGCATACGCTGTGTCTCGACTCCACGAGGCCTTGGTGAAAACGAACTTCAAGGGGCGGTCTCTCGAAGTTTTCATGACGCGTCTGCTCTTCTGCCTCTTTGCAGACAAGACAGGAATCTTCGGCGAGAACGGCATTTTCCGCAGAGTCGTTGAAGGCACAAGGGTCGATGGTAAGGATCTAGGCGGCGCGCTGCGCGAGCTATTCAGCGTGCTCGACCAGTCGATGGAGGAGCGTCCCTCAACGTTGGATGAGGCGATTGCCGCCTTCAGCTATATCAACGGCAACCTGTTCGCAGAACGACTTGACTTTCCGGCCTTCGACAAGACTCTGCGCGACGCTTTGCTTGAATGCGCCAGCCTCGACTGGAGCGGAATATCTCCGGCTATTTTTGGCGCCATGTTCCAAGGGATCTTGGAGGACCAAGCTTCGACGAAGGCGAAGAACAAGACGACGCGCCGCGAACTTGGTGCGCACTACACAAGCGAGCGCAACATCCTGCGCGCCCTTAATCCGCTATGTCTTAATGATCTCAATGCTGAGCTCAGAAGTGCTAAGGGTAGCAAAGCCAAGCTCAAGGTCCTCTACGACAAACTCCCGACCCTGACATTCTTCGATCCGGCCTGCGGATGCGGTAATTTCCTGGTTATCGCCTACAGGGAGCTACGCAAGATCGAGAACGAGGTGATCAAGGCACTGTTTGGTTTCGAGAAGAAGAGCATGGGCCTGCTGGACGTCACCACGCTGTGCCGCGTGAAGGTCAGTCAGTTCTATGGTGTGGAGATTGACCCAGCGGCGGCGCACATTGCGCGCGTGGCCATGTGGATCACCGACCACCAGGCCAACTTGGAATCGGCAAAGCAGTTCGGCACCACCAGGCCCACAGTGCCGCTGGTGGACAGTGCCACCATCAAGATTGGCAACGCTCTGAGAACGGACTGGGAGGAGGTACTCGCCCCAGACGATTGTCGTTACCTGGTGGGCAATCCGCCTTTCATTGGGAAGCAGAACCAAACTGTGGATCAGAAGGCGGACATGGTGCATGTCTGTGGTGACATCAAGAACGCTGGCGTGCTCGATTATGTGGCCGGCTGGTACGTCAAAGCTATGCACTACATCGCGGGCCATCCGAATATCGACGTGGCCTTCGTATCGACCAACTCCATTACCCAGGGAGAGCAAGTGGCGGTCCTTTGGAAGCCGCTGCTGGACGCAGGTATTCACATCCGCTTCGCTCACCGCACCTTTGCATGGAAGAACGAGGGCAAGGGGAATGCAGCCGTGCATTGCGTGATCGTTGGCTTCGGTCTCCGCAAGCCTTCCAAGTACGAACTCTTCGAATACGGCAGCGATTTGAAAGCAGACGTATTGCCGAAGACCCCGTCGCGGATCAACCCGTATCTGGTCGAGGCTGACGATGTTCTACTGCCGAATCGAACCAATCCAATTGAAAACATTCCAGCGATGATCTACGGCAGCAAGCCGACCGATGGTCAAAACCTCCTTCTGGAAGATGGCGAAAAGATCGCCTTGCTCGAGCTCGAACCCGCGGCCCGTAAGTGGATCCGCCCGTTCCTCGGGGCTGACGAATTCCTCTACAACGAGAGGCGCTGGTGCCTTTGGCTTGATGGGATCACGCCCACCGAACTTAAGACGCTTTCGGAAGTTCGCAAGCGTGTGCAAGCCGTGAAAACCATGCGGCTCAAGAGCACGAAAGGTCCAACGCGAGATATGGCGGAGACGCCTTGGTTGTTTGCTGAAGACCGGCAGCCGAAGACGGGTACATATCTGCTGGTTCCTTTGCACACTTCCGAAAATCGGAAGTTCGTGCCCATTGGATTCAACGACGCGAAGACCATCTGCGGTAACGCAAACTCCATGGTGCCAGGCGCGAGCATCCTTCACTTCGGAATTCTGAATAGCACGATGCACAACGCGTGGACGCGATCGGTTTGTGGACGCCTCGAGAGCCGATACCGCTACTCCAACACGATCGTCTACAACAACTTCCCTTGGCCCGAACTAGATGCCGCCCTGCAGGCTAAAATTTCTGCAGCAGCGCAGGCAATCCTCGACGCGCGTGCCAAGTTCCCGGGGGCTAGCCTAGCCGATTTATATGACCAACTGGCCATGCCGCCCGCACTTCGCACGGCGCACAAGTCACTCGACAAAATCGTTGATGCTGCCTATGGCTACGCGGGCGAGAAGGATGACGCAGCGCGCGCCTCATTCGTGTTTTCGCTCTATCTCAAGCGGACGACGCCGGTACAGCCGGATCGCGTGCAGCCATCGCTGAGAAGGAAGAAGACCAGCAGCTGA